The Punica granatum isolate Tunisia-2019 chromosome 4, ASM765513v2, whole genome shotgun sequence genome has a window encoding:
- the LOC116205319 gene encoding auxin-responsive protein SAUR68-like has protein sequence MISPKKLIKLAKKWQKLAAKGRKGISFPRTDAEGKREVADKGHFVVYSSDLKRFMIPLAYINTRIFQELLERSEEEFGLSSDGPIMMPCDSVFMDYILSVVRKGVSESLERALLDSAATYWCLLSASSCQELNSRHSLVPVY, from the coding sequence ATGATCAGTCCTAAGAAGCTCATCAAGCTCGCCAAGAAATGGCAGAAACTAGCAGCAAAAGGGAGAAAAGGGATTTCCTTTCCAAGAACCGATGCAGAAGGAAAAAGGGAAGTAGCTGATAAAGGGCACTTTGTGGTCTACAGCTCCGATCTGAAACGGTTCATGATACCATTGGCTTACATAAACACCCGCATATTTCAAGAGCTTCTTGAGAGATCCGAAGAAGAGTTTGGGCTTTCAAGTGACGGGCCGATCATGATGCCATGCGATTCCGTCTTCATGGATTATATACTCTCCGTTGTTCGAAAAGGCGTGTCAGAAAGTCTGGAGAGAGCTCTACTTGATTCAGCTGCTACATATTGGTGCTTGCTATCGGCTTCATCCTGTCAAGAACTAAATAGCCGACATTCGCTTGTCCCTGTGTACTGA
- the LOC116206302 gene encoding lysine histidine transporter-like 8, translated as MGEADEINSNPVTPRPAAVNLTPPISAPPSQYHSPSLSRSPLLTAGGDQIEAVPKTKTPKSITPKISTPRISLTPRFITPLGSPIRRALHLTKLDPQDAWLPITESRNGNAYYAAFHTLCSGIGIQALILPVAFTFLGWTWGIICMTLAFIWQLYTLYLLVQLHESHENGMRYSRYMQLASAAFGERLAKLLALFPIMYLSGGTCVALIIIGGSTSKMFFDLLCAGTCSAEHLTPVQWYLVFTSAAVILSQLPNLNSIAGVSLIGAITAVGYCTLIWVISVSEGRMPGVSYNPIRGSTEIARVFDLLNSLGIIAFAFRGHNLILEIQATMPSSEKHPSRVPMWRGVKFAYLIIALCLFPLAIGGYWAYGHMIPENGGMLTALYAFHGQDTAQSLLGLTALFVIINAVSSFQIYAMPMFDDMESKFTMRLKRPLPWWLRVILRAMFAYGCFFVAVAIPFLGSLAGLIGGIALPVTLAYPCFMWLKMKRPKMYGPMWWLNWFLGVLGMALSGILIAAGVYVVIDTGIKVSFFKPQ; from the exons ATGGGTGAAGCCGACGAGATAAACTCGAACCCGGTAACACCGAGGCCGGCCGCGGTGAACCTGACCCCGCCCATATCGGCTCCGCCATCCCAGTACCACTCCCCGTCCCTGTCAAGGTCTCCCCTCCTCACGGCTGGGGGCGACCAGATCGAGGCGGTGCCCAAGACCAAGACTCCCAAGAGCATAACCCCGAAAATCTCGACCCCGAGAATCTCTCTGACTCCTCGGTTCATTACTCCCCTCGGGAGCCCGATCAGGAGGGCTCTGCACCTCACGAAGCTCGATCCCCAAGACGCCTGGCTTCCGATCACTGAGTCTAGGAATGGGAACGCGTACTACGCCGCCTTCCACACCCTTTGCTCGGGTATCGGGATTCAGGCACTAATTCTCCCGGTGGCTTTCACCTTTCTTGGATG GACATGGGGAATCATATGTATGACTCTGGCATTTATATGGCAACTGTACACTCTCTATTTGCTGGTGCAACTCCATGAATCACATGAGAACGGCATGCGCTACAGCCGATACATGCAGCTTGCTAGTGCCGCTTTCG GCGAGAGGCTGGCGAAATTATTAGCGTTGTTCCCGATTATGTACCTCTCAGGAGGAACGTGCGTGGCCCTGATCATCATCGGAGGGTCCACCTCGAAGATGTTCTTTGATCTTTTGTGCGCGGGAACCTGCAGCGCAGAGCATCTCACTCCAGTCCAGTGGTACCTTGTGTTCACGTCCGCAGCCGTGATCCTGTCTCAGCTCCCCAACCTCAACTCGATCGCCGGTGTGTCGCTCATCGGTGCAATCACGGCTGTTGGGTACTGCACCCTGATCTGGGTCATCTCTGTTTCGGAGGGAAGGATGCCTGGCGTCTCTTACAACCCGATCCGAGGGAGCACAGAGATTGCCAGGGTTTTCGATCTCCTAAACTCGTTGGGGATCATCGCGTTCGCATTCAGAGGCCACAACCTCATTCTGGAAATCCAG GCGACAATGCCGTCCAGCGAGAAACATCCATCCCGGGTGCCAATGTGGAGGGGTGTCAAGTTTGCATACCTGATCATAGCACTGTGCTTGTTCCCTCTCGCAATTGGTGGCTATTGGGCATATGGTCACATG ATCCCGGAAAATGGTGGCATGCTGACGGCCCTATACGCATTCCACGGTCAGGACACCGCTCAGTCCCTCCTCGGGCTGACAGCTCTGTTCGTGATAATAAATGCGGTGAGCTCGTTCCAGATCTATGCAATGCCTATGTTCGACGACATGGAGTCCAAGTTCACCATGAGGCTGAAGCGGCCGCTGCCGTGGTGGCTGAGGGTCATCCTGAGGGCAATGTTCGCATACGGGTGCTTCTTCGTGGCGGTGGCGATCCCGTTCCTGGGAAGCCTGGCTGGGCTGATCGGGGGGATCGCGCTGCCCGTGACCCTTGCGTACCCGTGCTTCATGTGGCTCAAGATGAAGAGGCCCAAGATGTATGGCCCAATGTGGTGGCTCAACTGGTTCCTAGGGGTCCTGGGCATGGCCCTTAGCGGGATCTTGATTGCCGCCGGGGTTTACGTCGTCATTGACACCGGCATCAAAGTCAGCTTCTTTAAGCCTCAATAG
- the LOC116204165 gene encoding auxin-responsive protein SAUR68-like: MISLVKSGSKWQKKAELGRSPRISYLGTEDKLNHDSPAHKGHFVSYTTDDERFTLPLKYLGNEIFQQLLKMSEDEFGLPGDGPIRVPCDAVFMQSVVLLIRQGVTKDLEKALVNSIASCHCNLDSVLQQSFISQQGILCG, encoded by the coding sequence ATGATCAGCCTTGTAAAATCGGGCAGCAAGTGGCAGAAGAAAGCTGAACTAGGACGAAGTCCAAGAATCTCCTATTTGGGAACTGAAGATAAGCTGAACCATGACTCACCTGCCCATAAGGGGCACTTTGTCAGCTACACAACCGATGATGAACGCTTCACATTACCCCTAAAGTATCTTGGGAATGAAATCTTCCAACAGCTCCTGAAGATGTCTGAGGATGAGTTTGGGCTGCCGGGCGATGGGCCCATCCGGGTGCCCTGCGATGCAGTCTTCATGCAGTCTGTAGTACTGCTCATCCGACAAGGGGTCACTAAAGATCTCGAGAAAGCTTTAGTCAATTCCATTGCTTCGTGCCATTGCAATCTGGATTCGGTTCTTCAACAGAGCTTCATTAGCCAACAGGGTATTCTTTGCGGTTGA
- the LOC116204166 gene encoding auxin-responsive protein SAUR64-like, which yields MINPEKLLEMSTKWRRIAAGGRKRISFPKTGGIDSGVEYLAEKGHFVAYSTDRKQFMIPLKYVNCNIFREHFKMSEEEFGLSSDDSVFMEYIVSLVRRGAAESLERALLDSISSTRQRSLSASSSQEPKSQHLLVSTY from the coding sequence ATGATAAACCCAGAGAAGCTACTGGAGATGTCCACGAAGTGGCGGAGGATTGCAGctggaggaagaaaaagaatttcatTCCCGAAGACTGGTGGTATTGACTCAGGTGTGGAGTATTTGGCTGAGAAGGGACATTTTGTTGCCTACAGCACTGACCGGAAGCAGTTTATGATACCATTGAAGTACGTCAACTGTAACATCTTCCGGGAACATTTTAAGATGTCAGAAGAAGAGTTTGGTCTATCAAGCGATGATTCAGTGTTCATGGAATACATAGTCTCACTTGTTcgaaggggagcagcagaaaGCCTAGAGAGAGCTCTCCTAGATTCTATTAGCTCTACAAGGCAGCGCTCGTtatctgcttcttcttctcagGAGCCGAAATCCCAGCATTTACTCGTCTCGACTTACTGA